In Anaerolineales bacterium, the DNA window GTAATCTCGTGAATAATCCTCTCTGTTTTATGTTTCTCATTGCGAAGCTGGGAGATGAGCTGGGCAAGTTCGCGGGTTCTCGACTTGACGTTATCTTCAAGGGTCGCATTCAGCTCATCCAGCCTCCTGTTTGCCCGCCGGATTTGTTGCTCCACTTCTTTCCTATCCGTGACATCCGTGGCGACACCCGCGATACGGTAAATCTCCCCGCGTTCATTTCGAACGGGAAAGGCCCGATCACGTATCCAACGAATCGCACCGTCGCCCCGCACGATGCGGTACTCTTGATCATAGTCGCCACTTACCTGCTTTTCCAGCGCGGCGGTCCTGACCTGCTCCCGGTCCGCCGGATGTATGCTCTCCACCCATGACAGAGGATTTTTATAAAGACTCTTACACGTTCGACCCCAGATCGTTTCGTAGGCAGGACTGATGTAGATCATCCGATCCTTTTCAGGAGTCGACATCCAGAACACTTCCGCGATGGTCTCCGCCATCTGACGCAGACGCTCCTCGCTTTCGCGCAACGCCGCCTTCTCCTGCCTGCGGACGGTTTCGTCCTTCACGGTTACCACGCTGCCGATGACCGCACCGCGTTTGCAGATGGGATTGCAGACCAGATCGACGGGCATGCTCGTACCGTCACGATGCATGACCACCATGCTGTCGCAGGAACAAGAGCGTCCGTCGCCAGACTTGAAGATCGGATCAAACCAGCAAGCCGGCGGTACTCCATCACCATGCGTCAGCAAATCATCGAAGCGGCGGCCGGCAAGCTCCTCCTGGGAATAGCCCGTCATGCGTAACAAGGTTGGATTTGCAAAGGTGATATGCCTGCCGAGGTCCAAGCCGGCAATACCTTCGCCCGCCGAATTCAACACCACCTCGGAACGCGCCCGCATGCGCTCGCGCATATTCCAAAATGTTATGAGCGCCACGCCCTCCAGCGAAATGAACCCAGCCAGGATCAAACCCCACATCCAAGGATAGGTAATGGCGAATTCATGGTTGTATACCGCGTACGGATAGAGTTGCCCGCCAAGACCGTGCTGGATAATTACGAAGAAGACGGCGAGCACATAAGGTATCCAGTCTTCGTACATCGCGATGACAATCAGTACGACGAAATAATAGAAATGAGCCTCGACATATCCATTAAAAAAATGAATGAGCACCGCGGCGGATGTCATCAATCCCAGTCCGGCGATCGCCGAGCGCAGCCTGCGGCCTATCCTGTTCCAACTCGCCACCAACCCAATGGCGGCGATTAACAAGCCCCCACCCAGGCTTTGAAGGGGAGGAAAACCCTGGTAGATCCCGAAGGCCGACAAGCCAACGACATGCAACCAAAGCAGCTTGAGAATCGCGCGATGTCGCGCACTCCACTCCTGATCAGTGAGAGTGCGTCCCCCCGGGACATGTTCCCAAATCAGATCCCAGGCCCGGTGGGCCGTCGCTTGTTTAATCGGAATATCCAAGGTGTTCACGCCGTGCCATTGGAGCCGTCGGTACCCAGAATGTTCAGCTTTCGAATCAGGCGGGAAAGATAAGTCCGCTGCAGGCCCAGAAGACGGGCAGCCTTGGCTTGGTTGCCCGCGGTGCTCTGCAACGCCTGCCTGATTACCTGTTTCTGGTACGCGCGAATCGCGGCGTGATAGGTCTGTTCCTGTGAGTCTACCGCAGAATTGTCTGAACTTGAATTGTTGACGCGCAGCAACGGCAGGTCTTCCGGCACGATCTCCGTAC includes these proteins:
- a CDS encoding PAS domain S-box protein codes for the protein MNTLDIPIKQATAHRAWDLIWEHVPGGRTLTDQEWSARHRAILKLLWLHVVGLSAFGIYQGFPPLQSLGGGLLIAAIGLVASWNRIGRRLRSAIAGLGLMTSAAVLIHFFNGYVEAHFYYFVVLIVIAMYEDWIPYVLAVFFVIIQHGLGGQLYPYAVYNHEFAITYPWMWGLILAGFISLEGVALITFWNMRERMRARSEVVLNSAGEGIAGLDLGRHITFANPTLLRMTGYSQEELAGRRFDDLLTHGDGVPPACWFDPIFKSGDGRSCSCDSMVVMHRDGTSMPVDLVCNPICKRGAVIGSVVTVKDETVRRQEKAALRESEERLRQMAETIAEVFWMSTPEKDRMIYISPAYETIWGRTCKSLYKNPLSWVESIHPADREQVRTAALEKQVSGDYDQEYRIVRGDGAIRWIRDRAFPVRNERGEIYRIAGVATDVTDRKEVEQQIRRANRRLDELNATLEDNVKSRTRELAQLISQLRNEKHKTERIIHEIT